Genomic segment of Acidobacteriota bacterium:
ACGTCCGCGATAGCGCGGCGAACGGTGACCACCGGCTGGTGGCCGTCGCCGTTCCCGTCCCCCTGCCCCAAGCACTGACGTATTCCTTGCCCGCGGGCTTCGTAGGCCTCGCCGAGGCCGGGATGCGGGTGCGGGTGCGGGTGGGGAAGCGGCGCCTCACCGGCGTCATCGTCGGCTTTCCCGACGCCGCTCCGGAGGGAGTCAAGATCCGCCCGGTGGAGGATCTGGTGGACGAAGCTCCGGTGTTGCCGGAGAACCTCCTGGAGCTCGCCCGGTTCACCGCCGAGTACTATCTGGCCCCCTTGGGCGAAGTCTTGCGCGCGGTACTGCCGGCGAAGCTGCCGGGGTGGGGACAGCGGCGGCTTCGGCTCACCGACGCCGGCGCACTGGCACCGCCCCGAAACCCCGCGGAAGCGGCGGTGGTGGAGGGATTGCTGGAGCTCGGCACCACCACCACCAGCCGGCTCCACGCCCATCTAGGGCCGCAGCTACGGGACGGCTCCCTCGCTCCGATAGGCCCGGTGCTGGAAGCCTTGGTGGCCGCTGGCCGGGTGGCGATGGAGGATCCCGGCCGGCGGGGAGGGCGCTTCATTACCGCCTACGAGCTGCCGCCGGGAGATCGGGCCGTCCAGCGCGAAGCCTGTGGTCGTTCCAAGCCGGCGGTGGAAGTAGTGGACTTCCTCGACGCCCTGGGGCGTCCCGCCACCGGCACGGAGATCACCGAAACGGTGGGCTGCGGCGTCGGCGTGCTGCGGCGGCTGGTGAATCTCGGCGTGCTGCGAAAGTTCACCCAGGCGGAGCGCCTGTCCCTGGATCGCCATGTCCTGAGTCCCGAGGAAGGGAGAGAGCGCTTCGTGCTGCGCCCGGATCAGGCCACCGCGGTGGAAGCCATCACCGGCGTTGTCACCGGAGGCACCTATCAACCCTTCCTACTCCAGGGAATGACCGGCGCCGGCAAGACGGAGGTCTATCTGCGGGCGGTGGAGGCGACCCTCGAGCAGGGCCGAAGCGCCATCCTGCTGGTTCCCGAGATCGCCCTGGTGCCGGCTCTGGCCCGGGCGGTGCGCCAGCGCTTCGGCGAGCGTCTGGCGTTGCTCCATTCGACCCTCGGCGGCAGCGAGCGTCAGCAGGAGTGGCAGCGCATCCGGGAAGGAGATGCGCCGGTGGTGCTGGGACCGCGCTCCGCCATCTTCGCACCGGTGACGGACCTCGGCCTGGTGGTGGTGGACGAGGAACAGGACTCGGCCTACAAGCAGGACACCACCCCCCGTTACCACGGCCGAGACCTGGCTCTGGTGCGTGGCCGGGACGCCGACGCCGCGGTGGTCCTGGTCTCCGCCACTCCGAGCCTGGAGAGCCGCCTCAACGCCGAACGCGGTCGTTTCCAACCCCTCCAACTGACCCAACGCGCCGGCGGTGGCTCGCTGCCAGAGGGAGTCCTGGTGGACCTCAAGGCCGAGGGCGCTCCGCGGCGGCCGGGGCAAGTCGTCTTCTCCCAGCGGCTGCGGGATGAGATGGAGCAGGCGTTGGCGGACGGTTCCCAGATCATCCTGCTGCGCAACCGCCGGGGCTATTCGCCGGTGCTGCTGTGCCGCGCCTGCGGCGAGGACATGCGCTGCGACGATTGCGGCCTGCCCCGGACGTATCACCGGCGGGAGGGCATGCTGGTCTGTCACTACTGCGGTTCGCGGCGGGCGGCGCCGCGCCAGTGTCCGGAGTGCGACGCCGAGGCCTTGGAGCCCATCGGCACGGGTACGGAGCGTCTGGAGGAGCAATTCCAGGAGCTTTTCCCGCAGGTGCCGGCGGTGGTGCTGGACCGCGACACGGTGCGCCGGCGGGGGGGCGCCGCGGCGGTGTTGGAGCGCTTCGCCAGCGGCCAGGCGCAGGTGCTGCTGGGAACCCAGATGGTCGCCAAGGGGCACCATTTCCCCGACGTGGCTCTGACCGCTGTGATGGCTGCGGACAGCTATCTCGGCTTCCCGGATTTCCGTGCGGTGGAGCGCACCTACAATCTGCTGGTTCAACTCGCCGGCCGCGCCGGCCGCGGCGAGCGGCCGGGAAAGGTGGTGGTGCAGACCTACCACCCGGACCATTACGCCGTACGCGCCGCCTTGGACCATGACGACGCCGGCTTCGCCGCCGAGGAGCTACGCT
This window contains:
- the priA gene encoding primosomal protein N', with translation MNVRDSAANGDHRLVAVAVPVPLPQALTYSLPAGFVGLAEAGMRVRVRVGKRRLTGVIVGFPDAAPEGVKIRPVEDLVDEAPVLPENLLELARFTAEYYLAPLGEVLRAVLPAKLPGWGQRRLRLTDAGALAPPRNPAEAAVVEGLLELGTTTTSRLHAHLGPQLRDGSLAPIGPVLEALVAAGRVAMEDPGRRGGRFITAYELPPGDRAVQREACGRSKPAVEVVDFLDALGRPATGTEITETVGCGVGVLRRLVNLGVLRKFTQAERLSLDRHVLSPEEGRERFVLRPDQATAVEAITGVVTGGTYQPFLLQGMTGAGKTEVYLRAVEATLEQGRSAILLVPEIALVPALARAVRQRFGERLALLHSTLGGSERQQEWQRIREGDAPVVLGPRSAIFAPVTDLGLVVVDEEQDSAYKQDTTPRYHGRDLALVRGRDADAAVVLVSATPSLESRLNAERGRFQPLQLTQRAGGGSLPEGVLVDLKAEGAPRRPGQVVFSQRLRDEMEQALADGSQIILLRNRRGYSPVLLCRACGEDMRCDDCGLPRTYHRREGMLVCHYCGSRRAAPRQCPECDAEALEPIGTGTERLEEQFQELFPQVPAVVLDRDTVRRRGGAAAVLERFASGQAQVLLGTQMVAKGHHFPDVALTAVMAADSYLGFPDFRAVERTYNLLVQLAGRAGRGERPGKVVVQTYHPDHYAVRAALDHDDAGFAAEELRFRRIFHYPPYTRMVQLLLRDSQRERGEARMAELSRKIHAHPLARGVRIAGPAPAPLEKLRGKWRFQLLLRDPSSQKLRRLLEAVLPSKPDSDLVVDVDPQDLL